The Carboxydocella sporoproducens DSM 16521 DNA segment CGGGGCATGGCCCTGGCCAATACCATCATTGGTCTGGAATACGGAATTACCACATTTGATTCTTCTTTTGGTGGTCTCGGTGGCTGTCCTTATGCTCCTGGAGCCAGTGGTAATGTAGCAACTGAAGATCTGGTTAATATGCTGCATGCTATGGGCTGTCAAACCGGGATAGATTTGGACCGTCTGGTGTTAGTATCAACCCGGGCCCAGGCTATTCTGGGTAAGCGGCTACCCAGTAAAATTCTGCAAATCTATCGCCGTACCAGGGGGGAATAGAATGAGCTTTTTAATTCAACAGGAGATTATAGAGGGCAATGGTCTTCTCCTCACTATAAATCGCCCCGAAGTATATAATGCCCTCTGTTATCCCCTTTTAACTGAATTAAAAGAACTGGTTTTCCAATTATACCATTCAAATTTGCGGATAATGATTATCACCGGAGCTGGTACAAAAGCCTTCTGTTCCGGTGCAGACCTGAAGGAAAGAGATTCAATGAATGATGATCAGGTCTTGCAATTCATTGATACTATCCGAGACACTTTTCAGTTGATTGCCAATTTGCCCTTTCCTGTAATTGCAGCAATAAATGGAGTGGCTTTTGGAGGTGGTCTTGAACTGGCCCTTGCCTGTGACCTGCGCTTGGCTTCAGAACAGGCCATGCTGGGATTAACTGAAGTTGCTCTTGGCATCATACCAGGAGCAGGAGGTACGCAAAGGCTGGCGCGTATTATCGGTCCCGCCAGGGCCAAAGAATTAATTTTTACCGCTGCCAGATTCACAGCCAGGGAAGGGGAAAAGATTGGCTTAATCAATCATGTTTATAAACCTGAAGATTTGTTACCAAATGCCTTGGGTCTAGCCGAAAGGATTGCCCAACATGGACCATTAGCTGTTAGACAGGCAAAAACAGCAATAAACCGAGGTCTTAATATGAGTTTGGATGATGCACTATACTGGGAAACCAGCTGTTACCGCCAGCTTATCAATACCGCTGACCGTCGCGAGGGGCTGACTGCTTTTAAAGAAAAGAGACTACCACAATTCCAAGGCAAATAGGGGGTAGGGAGCATGTTAGGATTGGATAAATTTCATGAGATAGCCAACCAGATCAAAAAGGGCGGCGCCGAAAAATATCATCAGCAGGCACAAGCCCAGGGAAAGATGTTCGTACGCCATCGTCTGGAAATGCTTTTAGATCCAGGTAGCATGCAGGAAGACGGCTTGTTTGCTAACTGCCAGCAGCCCGACCTACCTGCCGATGGGGTAGTGACGGGATATGGAAAAATTAATGGGCAACCGGTATGTTTTATGGCTAATGACTCCACCGTAAAAGCTGGATCGTGGGGCTGGCGCACAGTAGAAAAGATTATCCGCATTCAGGAAATGGCTTATAAACTGCGTTTGCCAATGATTTACCTGGTTGATTCAGCCGGAGCCAGAATCACCGACCAGGTGGAAATGTTCCCCGGCAGACGCGGTGCAGGTAAAATCTTTTATAACCAGGTTAAAATGTCCGGGGTAATACCACAAATCTGTTTGCTTTTCGGACCTTCTGCTGCCGGAGGAGCTTATATACCTGCCTTTTGTGATGTAGTAATCATGGTAGAGGGTAATGCCAGTATGTATTTGGGTTCCCCCAGGATGGCTGAAATGGTTATCGGGGAAAAGGTGACCCTGGAAGAAATGGGAGGAGCCATGATGCACTGCAGTGTCAGTGGCTGTGGTGATGTACTGGTAAAAAGCGAGGCAGAGGCCATTGCCTGGGCCAAACGCTATTTGTCTTACATGCCAGCCAATAATCAATGCTCTCCTCCGAGCCTGGAAGGGAAAAAGCCTGCAGCTGGCAAGCCACTGGCAAATATTATCCCGGCCCATCAGAATATACCCTTTGATATGTACGAATTCATCAAGGGGATAGTTGATGAAGACAGTTTTCTTGAGATTAAAAGCCTTTTTGCTCAGGAAGTGATTACTGGACTTGCCCGCATTGAAGGCCATGTCTTTGGCATTATCGCCAACCAGCCTAAAGTGAAAGGTGGTGTTCTCTTCGTTGATTCAGCTGACAAAGTAGCAAAATTTGTTTGGTTGTGCGATGCCTTTAACATACCACTACTGTTTTTAATGGACGTTCCAGGCTTTATGATCGGTACCAAAGTGGAAAGGGCTGGAATAATTCGGCATGGAGCCAAACTAATTTATGCTATTTCTGAAGCGACTGTGCCCAAATTTTCCGTGGTAGTACGTAAAGCCTATGGCGCTGGGCTATATGCCATGTGCGGACCTGCTTTCGAACCTGATGCCTGTCTGGCACTGCCCTCAGCTCAAATTGCAGTCATGGGCCCGGAAGCAGCAGTAAATGCAGTATATGGCAATAAAATTGCCCAGCTAGAAGGTGAAGAAAAGCGCAAATTTATCGAGAGCAAGCGCCAGGAATATCAAGAGGATATAGATATATATCGTTTGGCATCTGAGTTAGTGGTAGACGGTATTATTGCCCCCGAAAATTTACGTTCTGAAATTGTTAACCGCTTGGATTTTGCCCGTAATAAACAAAGGCATTTCAGTGATCGCCGTCATGGTGTTATACCGGTCTAATTAACTGAAAATTTGAGCCAACGGTCAATTTTTGAGAGTTTTTGGCCGTTGGCTCTTTTTTGTTTATTATAATGAATTTTCACCTCTCAATTCTTCCATTCCAGTTATGGTTAACCTTTAGAAATGACAATTAACGATTTTTTGTTGTGAAAAACCAGGATAATTTCTAATATTTTAATAAACAACGATGGGCTGGAAAGGAGGGTAGCTGTTTAGCCCGTTAAAGATCAAAAGATGGAGGTGTTAAACGTGAGTAATAAAGTAAATGTAAACAACTTGCCTCCTTTAGACGTTGAAGTTAAGAATGTAATGAAATCAGAATTCAATTTGGCTTTTTGGCTATCAGTAATTTATTTTATCTTTCTCTTCGCCGTTCCTGTACTAAACTGGACCGCACCGGCACTAATGAAAACCAGAATCTGGGGAGGCATGTCATTAACCTGGTTTTTAACATCAATTTTTGCTATGATTCTGGCTTTCCTGATCGCAGCAGTTCATGTTTATTTCTACCAGAATAAGTTCGGTGCCGATATTGAGGAAACCCAGACAAGAAGGGAGGTATTTCATTAATGAATTGGTTAACTGATCCCAAATATTTATTTACAATTATTCTATTGGGTACCATTGTCTGGATTACTAACGCAACCCGTAAATATGCTACCACCACCGTTGACTACTGGGTCGCTGGTCGGAGTTTTGGCTGGCTGGTTAATGGTTCAGCTATTGCTGGGGATTATCTCAGTGCTGCTACTTTTTTAGGATTGGCAGGTCTGACTTTTTCACTAGGTTATGACGGACTTTT contains these protein-coding regions:
- a CDS encoding enoyl-CoA hydratase-related protein, which encodes MSFLIQQEIIEGNGLLLTINRPEVYNALCYPLLTELKELVFQLYHSNLRIMIITGAGTKAFCSGADLKERDSMNDDQVLQFIDTIRDTFQLIANLPFPVIAAINGVAFGGGLELALACDLRLASEQAMLGLTEVALGIIPGAGGTQRLARIIGPARAKELIFTAARFTAREGEKIGLINHVYKPEDLLPNALGLAERIAQHGPLAVRQAKTAINRGLNMSLDDALYWETSCYRQLINTADRREGLTAFKEKRLPQFQGK
- a CDS encoding acyl-CoA carboxylase subunit beta gives rise to the protein MLGLDKFHEIANQIKKGGAEKYHQQAQAQGKMFVRHRLEMLLDPGSMQEDGLFANCQQPDLPADGVVTGYGKINGQPVCFMANDSTVKAGSWGWRTVEKIIRIQEMAYKLRLPMIYLVDSAGARITDQVEMFPGRRGAGKIFYNQVKMSGVIPQICLLFGPSAAGGAYIPAFCDVVIMVEGNASMYLGSPRMAEMVIGEKVTLEEMGGAMMHCSVSGCGDVLVKSEAEAIAWAKRYLSYMPANNQCSPPSLEGKKPAAGKPLANIIPAHQNIPFDMYEFIKGIVDEDSFLEIKSLFAQEVITGLARIEGHVFGIIANQPKVKGGVLFVDSADKVAKFVWLCDAFNIPLLFLMDVPGFMIGTKVERAGIIRHGAKLIYAISEATVPKFSVVVRKAYGAGLYAMCGPAFEPDACLALPSAQIAVMGPEAAVNAVYGNKIAQLEGEEKRKFIESKRQEYQEDIDIYRLASELVVDGIIAPENLRSEIVNRLDFARNKQRHFSDRRHGVIPV